The Methylomusa anaerophila genome has a segment encoding these proteins:
- a CDS encoding putative polysaccharide biosynthesis protein — MTEKKSPNAANLFLKGTFILTVAGLVVKVIGSLNWIILSRVLGGEGIGIYQMAFPLYLLALSISSAGIPVAISIITAEKIALQDYRGANGVFRLSLILLTFTGMALSLLLFFGAGWLIDHRIIRDARAYYSLIALSPAIFLVTILSSFRGYLQGWQTMTPTAISQIIEQLFRVATMLIFAAALLPRGLEYAAGGASLGAGVGALAALAVLVYYYWRLKINTKHEQFSQGESRYESRYEESSISIIRRITKLSIPISLSGIMLPLVANLDLLVVPVRLEDAGYSVEQATELFGYLTGMAVPLVNLATILTASLATSLVPAISKAYSLGEKQQILQRTAGAMRLANLTAVPFSVLLWILAEPILSVVYHAPRAADITKVLAIGVFLLGIHQVTTGVLQGLGRTTIPVINMGVSAVAKVFLNWTLTAIPAFGIQGAAWATLADIGLAAVLNLYFVYRFTGFHIDIGETLKYAVAAVVMGAVIYLSYNWLLLVTGNELFAMALAILGGGVVYGGILLATGGLNRRDIERIPLIGIFLKKS; from the coding sequence ATGACGGAAAAAAAATCCCCTAACGCGGCTAATCTTTTTTTAAAAGGAACGTTTATTTTGACGGTTGCGGGTTTGGTCGTCAAAGTCATCGGGTCTCTAAATTGGATTATTCTATCCCGGGTATTGGGCGGCGAGGGTATTGGAATTTATCAGATGGCCTTTCCCCTATACCTGTTGGCCCTGAGCATATCGTCAGCAGGCATTCCGGTTGCTATTTCCATTATTACGGCAGAAAAGATCGCTTTACAGGACTATCGAGGGGCTAATGGCGTTTTCCGGTTGTCGCTAATTCTGCTAACTTTTACTGGCATGGCCTTGAGTTTACTATTGTTTTTCGGCGCCGGCTGGCTGATCGATCACCGGATAATCCGGGATGCCCGGGCATATTACTCTTTAATTGCCCTTTCGCCGGCGATATTCCTCGTAACCATACTTTCAAGTTTTCGCGGCTATCTTCAGGGCTGGCAGACGATGACTCCTACGGCTATTTCGCAAATCATTGAGCAATTGTTTCGCGTGGCAACAATGCTTATTTTCGCCGCCGCTTTATTGCCGAGAGGGTTGGAATACGCTGCCGGCGGAGCAAGTCTGGGGGCGGGGGTGGGAGCCTTAGCGGCCTTAGCAGTGTTGGTTTACTATTATTGGCGGTTGAAAATAAATACTAAGCACGAGCAGTTTAGCCAGGGTGAGTCCCGTTACGAGTCCCGTTACGAGGAATCAAGCATCAGCATAATCCGCCGGATAACAAAACTATCTATCCCCATTTCTCTCAGCGGTATTATGCTGCCTTTAGTCGCGAATCTTGATTTGCTTGTCGTACCGGTAAGACTTGAAGATGCGGGTTATTCGGTGGAACAGGCGACGGAATTATTTGGCTACTTAACCGGTATGGCCGTACCGTTGGTTAATCTGGCCACTATCCTTACCGCTTCTTTGGCTACCAGTTTAGTACCGGCAATATCAAAGGCTTATTCGCTGGGTGAAAAACAGCAGATTTTACAACGGACGGCCGGAGCTATGAGGCTTGCCAATCTTACTGCCGTACCTTTTAGCGTACTTCTGTGGATACTGGCCGAGCCGATATTAAGCGTGGTGTATCATGCACCACGGGCGGCAGATATTACTAAGGTTCTGGCAATAGGAGTATTTCTTCTGGGGATTCACCAGGTCACGACAGGCGTACTGCAGGGATTGGGGCGCACCACAATTCCGGTCATTAATATGGGAGTGTCTGCTGTCGCTAAGGTGTTTCTAAACTGGACTCTTACGGCTATACCCGCATTTGGCATACAGGGGGCAGCATGGGCGACATTGGCGGATATTGGCCTGGCAGCAGTCCTGAACCTATATTTCGTTTACCGTTTTACCGGGTTTCATATAGATATCGGCGAAACATTGAAATATGCTGTGGCTGCAGTTGTTATGGGGGCAGTGATATATCTAAGCTATAACTGGCTATTGCTGGTAACGGGAAATGAACTTTTTGCTATGGCGCTGGCGATTTTGGGCGGCGGAGTTGTCTATGGGGGCATTTTGCTTGCTACCGGCGGTTTAAATAGGCGGGATATCGAAAGAATACCTTTAATTGGTATTTTTCTAAAAAAATCGTAA
- a CDS encoding phosphatase PAP2 family protein, translating to MEKADFLMFTVINSTPFRSKKLDVFMFALSQLGEGWVIFLLMTAVHYGFGITGLWYAQSVASILAAGVVCQIIKKYFPKSRPACVLPNVNVVGKRLTHGSFPSGHTATAFGLAVIFSYHWGGLTHLFFILAGLIGLTRVYIGAHFPFDVLWGAVAGLSVTSVILAFLLAAPGLGIHNPLTIVFSLIVTIAFALPLFGGYTFAKMYDRLKGKVLRVKEAVNRLRKTV from the coding sequence ATGGAAAAAGCTGATTTTTTAATGTTTACGGTTATCAATAGTACCCCGTTTCGCAGCAAAAAGCTTGATGTTTTTATGTTCGCCCTAAGTCAACTTGGTGAAGGATGGGTTATATTTTTACTTATGACCGCCGTCCATTATGGCTTTGGTATAACTGGCTTATGGTACGCACAATCTGTTGCTTCCATTTTGGCTGCCGGTGTAGTCTGCCAAATTATCAAAAAATATTTTCCCAAATCAAGACCGGCATGTGTATTGCCCAACGTGAATGTGGTAGGCAAACGGCTTACCCACGGTTCTTTCCCGTCCGGCCATACGGCAACGGCCTTCGGTCTAGCAGTGATCTTCAGTTATCACTGGGGAGGATTAACCCATTTATTTTTCATTTTAGCCGGGTTAATAGGGCTAACACGAGTATATATCGGCGCGCATTTTCCTTTCGATGTATTGTGGGGTGCTGTTGCGGGACTTAGCGTTACGAGTGTCATCTTGGCTTTTTTACTTGCCGCTCCCGGTTTAGGCATTCACAATCCATTGACCATTGTGTTTAGCTTGATAGTGACTATTGCTTTTGCCCTGCCGTTATTTGGCGGTTATACTTTTGCGAAAATGTATGACCGGCTGAAGGGAAAAGTATTACGAGTCAAAGAAGCTGTAAACCGGTTGAGAAAAACTGTGTAG
- a CDS encoding acetate uptake transporter, translated as MSEDISKIADPSTIGLASFGIGLFVLAFVVAGIGGTVPLGVIVPLTLAVALVHFSAGTFGYIKGELFSALAFNLYGLFWFSFGILQLGVALKWWAPDPIILQWFYLAWTIFTAYVFIATLVTNTALILAIGTLLIVFALLFLSALLSSQSLAVYAGYLGIYTALNALYISAAGLLNTMYGRTVLPVGTPWKSPTLPTAQTRSL; from the coding sequence TTGTCCGAAGATATCTCTAAAATCGCTGATCCCTCAACTATAGGCCTGGCATCATTTGGAATAGGATTATTTGTTTTGGCATTCGTAGTTGCAGGCATTGGAGGAACAGTCCCCCTGGGAGTTATTGTTCCTCTGACCTTAGCCGTGGCGCTTGTCCACTTCTCTGCCGGTACGTTTGGCTACATCAAAGGGGAATTGTTTTCTGCCTTGGCCTTCAATCTTTACGGATTGTTTTGGTTTTCTTTCGGAATTTTGCAATTGGGCGTGGCATTGAAGTGGTGGGCGCCTGACCCGATTATTCTCCAGTGGTTCTATCTGGCCTGGACGATTTTTACCGCTTATGTTTTTATAGCCACTCTCGTCACCAACACAGCTTTAATACTGGCAATTGGTACATTGTTGATTGTCTTTGCCCTTTTATTCTTGTCTGCACTTTTGTCTTCCCAGTCGCTGGCGGTATACGCCGGCTATCTCGGAATTTACACCGCACTTAATGCTTTATATATCTCTGCAGCTGGACTGCTAAATACAATGTACGGGCGCACAGTGCTACCGGTGGGAACTCCCTGGAAAAGTCCCACACTCCCCACGGCCCAGACACGGTCGTTATAA
- the crcB gene encoding fluoride efflux transporter CrcB, giving the protein MRFLAVATGGCLGALSRYGMGQWFAPFVRDTGFPWGTLVINLLGCFVLALFLTVTVELLVVNPYLRLGFSTGFLGAFTTFSTFTMESILLWQNGHIWYTAMYIFASVFLGIAMSSLGFIVTRGFAKIRAKQELSEADELVLEKRRG; this is encoded by the coding sequence ATGAGATTTTTAGCGGTTGCCACTGGCGGTTGTTTGGGAGCTTTAAGCCGCTACGGTATGGGACAGTGGTTTGCTCCCTTTGTCCGCGACACAGGCTTTCCCTGGGGAACGCTGGTAATAAATTTACTTGGGTGTTTTGTATTGGCGCTGTTTTTGACGGTGACAGTTGAACTGCTTGTTGTCAATCCGTATCTGCGGTTAGGTTTCTCCACCGGTTTTCTGGGTGCGTTTACTACCTTTTCTACTTTTACCATGGAAAGCATTCTTTTATGGCAAAACGGTCATATCTGGTATACAGCGATGTATATTTTTGCTAGCGTATTTTTGGGGATAGCAATGTCCTCCCTCGGGTTTATCGTTACCCGGGGCTTTGCAAAAATCAGGGCTAAGCAGGAATTAAGTGAGGCGGATGAGCTGGTTCTAGAAAAGCGGAGGGGATAA
- the crcB gene encoding fluoride efflux transporter CrcB: MELLLIGIGGVCGAIARYTIGLVVAKHSSLSFPIGTYMINLTGAFLLGMSTAHTAALPLAQTVLERYGLQIGFIGAYTTFSTFGYEAIRLLEDGEWRYFFSYVAGSTILGLLACGAGYSIFGG; the protein is encoded by the coding sequence ATGGAGTTGTTGTTAATCGGAATAGGCGGTGTTTGCGGGGCAATAGCAAGATACACCATTGGCTTGGTTGTTGCCAAGCACTCCTCGCTGTCATTTCCGATAGGAACTTATATGATAAACCTAACGGGAGCCTTTCTGCTGGGAATGTCCACAGCCCATACCGCAGCGTTGCCTTTAGCGCAGACTGTTTTGGAACGCTATGGGTTACAAATCGGCTTCATAGGCGCTTATACAACTTTTTCCACATTTGGCTACGAAGCTATCCGTTTACTTGAAGACGGTGAATGGCGTTACTTTTTTAGCTACGTTGCCGGCAGTACCATATTAGGGTTGCTGGCCTGCGGTGCAGGCTACTCTATATTTGGCGGTTAG
- a CDS encoding DUF190 domain-containing protein has protein sequence MILQPGKYKLLKIYVGEMQSFAGKSLYHALVLKLREAGIAGATVSRGVEAYGAASIIKKVGILDLSADLPMIIEAVDTEEKIQAVLPAISAMVKQGLIFLADAEVIKHG, from the coding sequence ATGATTTTACAGCCTGGTAAATACAAATTGTTAAAAATTTATGTCGGCGAAATGCAAAGTTTTGCCGGCAAGAGTCTGTATCATGCGTTGGTTTTAAAATTAAGGGAAGCAGGTATTGCCGGAGCAACTGTCAGTAGGGGCGTCGAGGCGTATGGCGCTGCCAGTATAATCAAAAAGGTGGGTATTCTGGACTTATCCGCCGATTTGCCGATGATTATTGAAGCAGTGGATACGGAAGAGAAGATCCAGGCAGTGCTGCCGGCTATCTCCGCTATGGTCAAGCAGGGTTTAATTTTTCTGGCTGACGCTGAGGTAATTAAACACGGGTAG
- a CDS encoding FMN-binding glutamate synthase family protein translates to MLLNWMMMKLMDPAMDETTVKLLTEDYPDNPFLMATVVEKLSPRALIEAAMRAEAGKELSRPLGSPIVLSPWDKILLNPRQLFKLPSLDYTKVNTETIIGPKAKRPLKLEMPIMITGMSYGGSLSLPMKMALAKGASTAGTATNTGESAVTDEERDSANLLIGQYHRGGQLSGQEQLSRLDAIEIQLGQGAWGGAVDEPIRGEHIGDHLRKAWHLDKGQDATVYARMPGKSSTQDYIKMVNNMKSQYDVPVGVKIAGSDYIEYELAVIAQTQADYIVVDGSEGGTAAANPTLQDNVGLPTFHTLVRTVDWLTNNNLRDHFNVIVAGGMTTPGHFLKALALGADAVYIGSIALMAAMHTQVVKVLPQAPPSQLALYTGRMTDKLDINKAAGHLAKFLTSCIVEMQLAVQAVGKNALKELNREDLVTVDRDLAQFAGLRYAASHREAPNMNIARHPQPTVQNMLQ, encoded by the coding sequence ATGCTGCTGAATTGGATGATGATGAAGTTAATGGACCCGGCGATGGATGAAACAACAGTGAAACTACTGACGGAAGACTACCCCGACAATCCTTTTCTCATGGCGACAGTTGTGGAAAAGTTATCCCCACGGGCTTTGATAGAAGCTGCCATGCGGGCGGAGGCGGGTAAAGAACTTTCGCGGCCACTGGGAAGCCCTATCGTATTATCACCCTGGGATAAAATATTATTGAACCCCAGGCAATTGTTTAAGCTGCCTTCCCTGGATTATACGAAAGTAAATACTGAGACTATTATCGGGCCAAAGGCTAAAAGACCGTTAAAGCTGGAGATGCCGATAATGATTACAGGCATGTCGTATGGAGGATCACTAAGCTTGCCGATGAAGATGGCCTTGGCCAAAGGGGCGTCAACAGCCGGTACTGCAACCAATACCGGCGAATCGGCAGTTACCGACGAGGAGCGTGATTCAGCCAACTTGCTTATCGGCCAGTATCACCGTGGTGGGCAACTGAGTGGTCAAGAGCAATTAAGCCGCCTTGACGCTATTGAAATTCAACTGGGCCAGGGAGCCTGGGGCGGCGCCGTAGATGAACCGATACGGGGGGAACACATCGGGGACCATTTGCGAAAAGCTTGGCATCTCGATAAGGGACAGGATGCCACTGTTTATGCCCGCATGCCAGGAAAGAGCAGTACTCAGGATTATATCAAAATGGTCAATAATATGAAATCCCAGTATGATGTTCCGGTTGGTGTTAAAATCGCCGGCAGCGATTATATCGAATACGAATTGGCTGTGATTGCTCAGACTCAGGCCGATTATATTGTTGTTGACGGCTCGGAGGGCGGTACTGCAGCCGCCAATCCTACACTTCAGGACAATGTGGGTCTGCCCACTTTCCACACTTTGGTCAGAACAGTTGACTGGCTAACCAATAACAATCTAAGAGATCATTTCAATGTAATAGTGGCCGGAGGGATGACTACGCCGGGGCATTTCCTGAAAGCGTTAGCCCTCGGTGCGGATGCCGTCTATATTGGTTCAATCGCTTTGATGGCTGCCATGCATACCCAAGTGGTCAAAGTTCTGCCTCAGGCGCCGCCGTCGCAGCTGGCTCTCTACACCGGTAGAATGACAGACAAACTGGATATTAATAAAGCGGCCGGTCATTTGGCTAAATTCCTGACTTCCTGCATTGTCGAAATGCAGCTTGCCGTCCAAGCTGTCGGCAAAAACGCCCTTAAAGAATTGAACCGAGAGGACCTGGTTACAGTAGACAGGGATTTGGCCCAGTTCGCCGGCCTTCGTTACGCCGCAAGTCACCGGGAAGCGCCAAATATGAATATTGCACGGCACCCTCAGCCAACCGTGCAAAATATGCTGCAATAA
- a CDS encoding type III polyketide synthase: protein MNQPQVRAVGTAVPPYALGQQDIKKAVSLLFRSIEHLERLLPVFENAAIKSRHLVQPIEWYAEQHSFAESNKIFENTALDLTEKASRQAMDKAGVSPEDIGMVIFVSSTGITTPTLDSKLVQKLGLAPHTHRLPIWGLGCAGGVAGLARAAQLAGSLQGKLVLLVTVELCSLTFQRHDYSKANLIGTSIFADGAAAAIVGPDGNGPVLYNSYSTLFPDTEDVMGWDLVESGLKVRFSRDIPNIVRKKLPELLAKAKKEWGIDPGSIGHYVVHPGGAKVLQAYSESLDIPDDKLKHAYDILANYGNMSSSSVLFVLDKFMTETKPTGEYGVMLTLGPGFSAEQVLFKW from the coding sequence ATGAATCAACCGCAGGTGAGAGCAGTAGGAACGGCTGTACCGCCATACGCCCTTGGTCAGCAAGATATCAAAAAGGCAGTATCGTTATTATTCCGGTCCATTGAGCACCTTGAACGGTTATTGCCTGTGTTTGAGAATGCCGCAATCAAAAGCCGGCATTTGGTTCAGCCGATTGAGTGGTACGCCGAGCAGCATTCTTTCGCCGAATCTAATAAAATATTCGAAAATACCGCCCTTGATTTGACGGAGAAGGCTTCAAGGCAGGCGATGGACAAAGCCGGTGTGAGTCCGGAAGACATTGGCATGGTTATTTTTGTATCATCGACAGGTATTACTACCCCAACGTTAGATTCCAAATTGGTTCAGAAATTAGGGCTTGCCCCTCACACCCACAGGTTGCCGATTTGGGGACTAGGCTGTGCCGGCGGAGTAGCGGGCTTGGCCCGTGCGGCTCAGCTTGCCGGCAGTTTGCAAGGCAAATTGGTCTTACTGGTAACTGTAGAACTTTGCAGTCTGACCTTCCAGCGTCATGACTATTCGAAGGCAAATCTCATCGGCACCAGCATTTTTGCTGACGGCGCGGCGGCAGCAATCGTTGGCCCTGATGGAAATGGTCCGGTACTTTACAATAGCTATAGTACATTATTTCCGGATACCGAAGATGTTATGGGCTGGGATTTGGTCGAATCGGGGCTGAAAGTGCGTTTTTCCCGTGATATTCCCAATATTGTGCGCAAGAAATTACCGGAATTGTTGGCCAAAGCTAAAAAAGAGTGGGGGATTGATCCCGGCTCTATCGGTCATTATGTGGTGCACCCGGGAGGCGCCAAGGTTCTGCAGGCATACAGTGAGAGTCTGGATATTCCGGACGATAAGTTAAAACATGCTTATGACATATTAGCCAATTACGGCAACATGTCCAGTTCATCGGTGCTGTTTGTACTGGATAAATTTATGACAGAGACCAAGCCCACAGGCGAATATGGAGTTATGTTAACTTTAGGCCCAGGATTCAGCGCCGAGCAGGTGTTATTTAAATGGTAA
- a CDS encoding isoprenylcysteine carboxyl methyltransferase family protein, whose amino-acid sequence MVSEGIWILAVFIMLERLIELVIARRNQMLALAAGAKEYGAKHYPLFFLLHSGWLLGWIVEGHIRGRLSELWYLWFGAYLLAQGLRYWCITSLGTHWNTRILVIPNGKNIRHGPYRYLKHPNYLAVAIELISVPMIFEAVITALFATLANAFLLLRIRIPTEEKALKLLK is encoded by the coding sequence ATGGTAAGCGAGGGTATATGGATACTGGCTGTTTTCATCATGCTTGAGCGCCTGATCGAACTTGTTATAGCCAGACGAAACCAGATGTTGGCTTTGGCAGCGGGAGCAAAGGAATATGGCGCTAAACATTACCCTCTTTTTTTTTTATTACATAGCGGCTGGCTATTGGGCTGGATCGTAGAAGGCCATATACGGGGAAGATTATCCGAACTCTGGTACCTCTGGTTCGGGGCCTATCTGTTAGCCCAAGGTCTACGATACTGGTGTATAACAAGCTTGGGAACACATTGGAACACCCGCATTCTCGTCATTCCCAACGGTAAAAATATCCGGCATGGCCCGTACCGATACCTTAAACACCCCAATTATCTGGCTGTGGCCATCGAACTTATCAGTGTGCCAATGATATTCGAAGCAGTCATAACCGCCCTGTTCGCCACCCTCGCCAACGCATTTCTATTGCTACGTATTAGGATACCCACAGAAGAAAAAGCACTAAAACTATTGAAGTAA